The bacterium genome has a segment encoding these proteins:
- a CDS encoding NADPH-dependent F420 reductase gives MRRSSMRVGILGSGLMGGKLGTLFARAGHDVVFSYARTRKKLEGLVREAGRNARAGTPGDAVQEADAVLLAVHWSRVPDVLRQAGDLSGKAIVSCSLPMNAGNTKLVVAHTSSGAEELAERVPKARVVAAFGTVPSEVLFSVFEARGKSTQPSLVYCGDDARGKRTAAALIRDVGFDPVDAGPLRIARYTEPFALLVAQLAYEGKGGPELAYRFERFGG, from the coding sequence ATGAGGAGGAGCAGCATGCGAGTTGGAATTCTCGGCTCGGGGCTCATGGGGGGCAAGCTCGGGACGCTCTTCGCGCGTGCCGGGCATGACGTAGTCTTCAGCTACGCGCGTACTCGCAAGAAGCTGGAGGGACTCGTACGGGAAGCCGGGCGGAACGCGCGGGCGGGCACGCCGGGTGACGCCGTACAGGAAGCGGACGCCGTTTTGCTTGCCGTGCACTGGTCCCGAGTGCCCGACGTGTTAAGACAGGCAGGCGACTTGTCGGGCAAGGCCATCGTAAGCTGCTCGCTCCCAATGAATGCAGGAAATACAAAACTCGTCGTCGCGCACACGTCCTCAGGTGCGGAGGAGCTCGCAGAGAGAGTTCCAAAAGCTCGAGTCGTCGCCGCCTTCGGTACCGTGCCGAGTGAGGTGCTCTTCAGCGTGTTCGAGGCCCGAGGCAAGAGCACGCAACCGAGCCTAGTGTACTGCGGTGATGACGCGCGCGGCAAACGAACGGCCGCTGCGCTAATCCGCGACGTGGGTTTCGATCCGGTGGACGCTGGCCCCCTACGGATTGCCCGGTACACCGAGCCATTTGCGCTCCTCGTCGCACAACTCGCGTACGAGGGGAAAGGGGGCCCGGAGCTGGCGTACCGATTCGAGCGATTCGGAGGTTAG